A single window of Nyctibius grandis isolate bNycGra1 chromosome Z, bNycGra1.pri, whole genome shotgun sequence DNA harbors:
- the RGMB gene encoding repulsive guidance molecule B isoform X2 yields MGKAAPSCATGAEQPRRRAPRRPSLPALGLLTALGLLLGSGDCQLQIPCRIQKCTTDFVSLTSHLNSAFEGFDLEFCKALRAYSACTYRNSKVCRGNLVYHSAVLGISDLMSQRNCSKDGPTSSTNPEVTHDPCNYSGHTEAREHQEGEETLLPTYLFCGLFGDPHLRTFKDHFQTCKVEGAWPLIDNNYLSVQVTNVPVVPGSSATATNKITIIFKSYEDCTDQKVYQAVTDDLPAAFVDGTTSGGDGNTKSLQIVEKVSGEYIEMHAEYIGTTVYIRQLGHYLTLAIRMPQELVMAYEESQDLQLCVNGCPSSERIDDSGHLKLPVMGQWLPQGGAAHAQSVYTLETAITKCHEKILVKDIYFHSCVFDLLTTGDANFTAAAHSALQDVEALHPREEHWHIFPSSGGGGVGKGRKFFVGVGLVYLMLRVFL; encoded by the exons ATGGGGAAAGCTGCGCCTTCCTGCGCCACCGGGGCTGAGCAGCCGCGTCGCCGCGCGCCGCGCCGCCCATCGCTCCCCGCCCTCGGCCTCCTTAccgccctggggctgctgctgggctcag GTGACTGCCAGCTGCAAATACCTTGTCGAATCCAGAAGTGCACTACTGATTTTGTATCCTTAACTTCACATCTAAACTCAGCGTTTGAGGGCTTTGATTTGGAGTTTTGCAAGGCGCTGCGAGCGTACTCTGCCTGTACCTATCGCAATTCCAAAGTATGCCGTGGAAACCTAGTCTACCATTCTGCAGTGCTTGGGATCAGTGACCTCATGAGCCAGAGAAACTGTTCCAAAGATGGACCCACATCCTCCACCAACCCTGAAGTGACACATGATCCCTGCAATTACAGTGGACATACAGAAGCCAGAGAACATCAGGAAGGGGAGGAGACTCTTCTTCCTACTTATCTATTTTGTGGCTTGTTCGGTGATCCTCATCTGAGGACCTTTAAGGATCACTTCCAGACATGCAAAGTGGAAGGTGCTTGGCCCCTCATAGACAATAACTACTTATCAGTGCAAGTGACAAATGTGCCTGTGGTCCCAGGATCCAGTGCTACTGCTACAAATAAG ATAACTATTATCTTTAAATCATACGAAGACTGTACAGATCAGAAAGTATATCAAGCAGTGACTGATGACTTGCCTGCAGCTTTTGTTGATGGTACAACAAGTGGAGGTGATGGGAACACCAAGAGCTTGCAAATTGTGGAGAAAGTCAGTGGCGAATACATCGAAATGCATGCCGAGTACATTGGGACCACAGTGTATATACGCCAGCTTGGGCACTACTTAACATTGGCCATTCGCATGCCTCAAGAGTTGGTCATGGCCTATGAGGAGAGCCAGGATCTGCAGCTGTGTGTGAATGGTTGCCCTTCAAGTGAACGTATTGATGATAGTGGCCACTTAAAATTGCCTGTGATGGGGCAGTGGCTCCCTCAGGGTGGTGCTGCTCATGCCCAGTCAGTGTACACACTGGAAACTGCCATCACGAAATGCCATGAGAAGATCCTGGTGAAGGACATCTATTTTCACTCATGTGTATTTGACCTACTCACCACTGGTGATGCTAacttcacagctgctgctcacAGTGCCTTGCAGGATGTGGAGGCACTGCACCCAAGAGAAGAGCACTGGCATATCTTTCCCAGCAGTGGAGGTGGTGGCGTGGGCAAGGGTAGGAAATTCTTTGTTGGTGTTGGACTTGTATACTTGATGCTTCGTGTGTTTTTGTAG
- the RGMB gene encoding repulsive guidance molecule B isoform X1 encodes MGKAAPSCATGAEQPRRRAPRRPSLPALGLLTALGLLLGSGDCQLQIPCRIQKCTTDFVSLTSHLNSAFEGFDLEFCKALRAYSACTYRNSKVCRGNLVYHSAVLGISDLMSQRNCSKDGPTSSTNPEVTHDPCNYSGHTEAREHQEGEETLLPTYLFCGLFGDPHLRTFKDHFQTCKVEGAWPLIDNNYLSVQVTNVPVVPGSSATATNKITIIFKSYEDCTDQKVYQAVTDDLPAAFVDGTTSGGDGNTKSLQIVEKVSGEYIEMHAEYIGTTVYIRQLGHYLTLAIRMPQELVMAYEESQDLQLCVNGCPSSERIDDSGHLKLPVMGQWLPQGGAAHAQSVYTLETAITKCHEKILVKDIYFHSCVFDLLTTGDANFTAAAHSALQDVEALHPREEHWHIFPSSGGGGVGKELLTAAEDSSLQLWSLTACLGSTSQK; translated from the exons ATGGGGAAAGCTGCGCCTTCCTGCGCCACCGGGGCTGAGCAGCCGCGTCGCCGCGCGCCGCGCCGCCCATCGCTCCCCGCCCTCGGCCTCCTTAccgccctggggctgctgctgggctcag GTGACTGCCAGCTGCAAATACCTTGTCGAATCCAGAAGTGCACTACTGATTTTGTATCCTTAACTTCACATCTAAACTCAGCGTTTGAGGGCTTTGATTTGGAGTTTTGCAAGGCGCTGCGAGCGTACTCTGCCTGTACCTATCGCAATTCCAAAGTATGCCGTGGAAACCTAGTCTACCATTCTGCAGTGCTTGGGATCAGTGACCTCATGAGCCAGAGAAACTGTTCCAAAGATGGACCCACATCCTCCACCAACCCTGAAGTGACACATGATCCCTGCAATTACAGTGGACATACAGAAGCCAGAGAACATCAGGAAGGGGAGGAGACTCTTCTTCCTACTTATCTATTTTGTGGCTTGTTCGGTGATCCTCATCTGAGGACCTTTAAGGATCACTTCCAGACATGCAAAGTGGAAGGTGCTTGGCCCCTCATAGACAATAACTACTTATCAGTGCAAGTGACAAATGTGCCTGTGGTCCCAGGATCCAGTGCTACTGCTACAAATAAG ATAACTATTATCTTTAAATCATACGAAGACTGTACAGATCAGAAAGTATATCAAGCAGTGACTGATGACTTGCCTGCAGCTTTTGTTGATGGTACAACAAGTGGAGGTGATGGGAACACCAAGAGCTTGCAAATTGTGGAGAAAGTCAGTGGCGAATACATCGAAATGCATGCCGAGTACATTGGGACCACAGTGTATATACGCCAGCTTGGGCACTACTTAACATTGGCCATTCGCATGCCTCAAGAGTTGGTCATGGCCTATGAGGAGAGCCAGGATCTGCAGCTGTGTGTGAATGGTTGCCCTTCAAGTGAACGTATTGATGATAGTGGCCACTTAAAATTGCCTGTGATGGGGCAGTGGCTCCCTCAGGGTGGTGCTGCTCATGCCCAGTCAGTGTACACACTGGAAACTGCCATCACGAAATGCCATGAGAAGATCCTGGTGAAGGACATCTATTTTCACTCATGTGTATTTGACCTACTCACCACTGGTGATGCTAacttcacagctgctgctcacAGTGCCTTGCAGGATGTGGAGGCACTGCACCCAAGAGAAGAGCACTGGCATATCTTTCCCAGCAGTGGAGGTGGTGGCGTGGGCAAGG